AGTTAGAGATGAGTATCTAGATAGAATTCTAATGTATGCTAAAGTACTGATTGAAGTAGAGAATATCATAGAGGAATTGATAGAGGATATTAATGCAGATGCTACAGGTCTAAGTCTAAAGATTGAAGGGATATATACCGATAGAATAGATAATGTGGTAAAGGTGTATACAAACTTAGATAAGAGATGTAGCTTAGAGAAGAAAGTGGACAACATATCGATAGAGATAGAGTGCAAAAATGTGTATCCTAACTCCAATGAAGTTTATATATCGCTAATCGTAGAGTTAATGAGGCTAGCAATAAAATTTCTTAAACCATATATAAATAGAAACAAAGAATACATGCTTATAACAATTCTAGGTAGTAAGACTAGCGGTACACTTGTTCTCGAAGGTGAAGAAAAGAACATAGTAATACCATATATTCCCGGCACAATATTTATTTGCCACACTCATCCAAAAACATATTCAGCGATTTTCTCTAAAAACGATATACTCTCTTTACTTGATATTCTATCTAACCAAGGCTTTGGATCCTGCGTTATAACACCTTCTACACAACTTACCATATACAGATACAGACCATTCGTCATAGAAGACTACTACAAGTTATTTAGAATAGCCAAAGAATACGAATACCTAGATCATGTGCTGTTTCATAGAATTGGCTTCTCATCCCTAGAGAGTATATACAGTATAATCTGATTATTCTCTGGGATATATCTTGGTAAACCTTGTGGGAATAGCTATATAGATCTCTACATACTTATCCAATCCACTTGTTTTAACCTTAGGTAACAGAACTTCTTCAAGCTGAAATAGACCTGCATATTCATCCATATGCATAACTATTTTAATTGGTTTTTCAGTACCTTGCTCTACTTCAACTCTCTTTATAGTTATAGCTGAAACAGCATGCATATCTAGTTTACCTAATTTATAGGGAACTCTTGCTCTACCTTCAGCCATATCGAGTCCATCACCAATTTTCACAACACCACATTCTGTTGTTAGACACCGAACACTGTATTCTGTAGCGTATATTGCATGCATAATTTCTTGCCTAATGGCGATAAGCCTTCTATCTACAAAGCCTAGCTTTGGTAATAACCTATTGAGTATGTCTTTAGCTAAAAGAGCTCCTAGAAACTCGTGGTTAGCTCTATGAATAGCATTACCTATATCATGAAAATATGCTGCAAATAGTACAACAAGTTTAGCTTCATCTACATTCCTGGTTGTTCCATCTCTCATCGTAGTTAACTCTATATTGTTACGAATGAGAATATCTACAAGTTCTAAAGCTACGCCTGCAACTATCCTTGCATGGACTATTCCATGATCATTGTATCTGAGCCTTGTAACAGCCATAATATTGCTCATCTTCAATAGCTCTAAAACCTCATCATCTTCTTCAAGCATACGAAATGCTGATCTTAGAAGAGATGAAGTTTCAACATGTTTGTAGATGAGTTGAGAGGACACGGTAACCATAATGAGCACCTCTATCTATGGAACATTACGAATAGTATATTACATATAGAAATTTAAGGTATGTACTAAAAATGTACATATGTAGAGCGTTATTTACATTGTTAGAGATACAGTTGTACAGCATCACGTTTTCAAGACCTCATTAACTCTCTCTGTAAAGGTTTGTAGAATCCTCAAATAAGTCGATATACTGTTCAAGATAGAGGTACTGTCGCCGTAAATGAGATACACGGAGGGTTCAATAATAGCTGGAAGATTTTTTGTTTTCAATACTTTAACTAAGAATGTATC
This genomic interval from Ignisphaera sp. contains the following:
- a CDS encoding HD domain-containing protein, with amino-acid sequence MVTVSSQLIYKHVETSSLLRSAFRMLEEDDEVLELLKMSNIMAVTRLRYNDHGIVHARIVAGVALELVDILIRNNIELTTMRDGTTRNVDEAKLVVLFAAYFHDIGNAIHRANHEFLGALLAKDILNRLLPKLGFVDRRLIAIRQEIMHAIYATEYSVRCLTTECGVVKIGDGLDMAEGRARVPYKLGKLDMHAVSAITIKRVEVEQGTEKPIKIVMHMDEYAGLFQLEEVLLPKVKTSGLDKYVEIYIAIPTRFTKIYPRE